GTCAACCTGCTGGAAAACGCCGCCAAGTACGGCGCGCCGCCCATCGTCGTATCGGCGCGCGCCGGCGACGACACGCTGGAGCTCCAGGTACGCGACCACGGCCCGGGGCTTCCGGCGGGCTCGACGCAAGACCTGTTCGGCATGTTCATCCGGGGCGAGTTCGAGTCGGGCACGCCCGGCGTCGGGCTGGGGCTGGCAATCTGCCGCGAGGTGGTTGCGGCTCACGGCGGCACGACAGGCGCGGCCGATGCCGAGGGCGGTGGCGCGGTCTTCACCATCACGCTGCCGCGCCGGCCGGCGCCGGCGGTCGACTAGCCCAGCACCAGCCGGTACCCCACCGCGTTCTCCGTCAGCAGAAAACGCGGCTGCGCCGGGTCGTCTTCGAGCTTGCGCCGCAGGTTGCCCATGTAGATGCGGGTGTAGTGGCTCTGCTCCACCGCCGCCGGCCCCCACACCGCCAGCAGCAGCTGCCGGTGCGTCATCACCCGGCCGGCATGCGCCAGCAGCGTGGCCAGCAGGTTCCATTCGCGGGGCGTGAGGTGCACTTCCTGGCCGGCCTTGCGCACCAGCCGGGCGGCCCGGTCGACTTCCACCGTGCCGAAGCGCACCGGCGTGTCTGCCGCCTCGGCCGATGCGCCGGCGCCGCGGTGCTTGCGCTGGCTGGCGCGCACCCGCGCCATCAGCTCGCCCACGCCGAAGGGCTTGGTGAGGTAATCGTCGGCGCCGGCGTCGAGCGCGCGGATCTTCATGTCCTCGTCCGAGCGTGCCGACAGCACGATGATCGGCACGTCCGACCAGCTGCGCACCGAGCGGATGACCTCGGTGCCGTCGCCGTCGGGCAGGCCCAGGTCGAGCAGGATCAGCTGCGGCTGCCGGGTGCCGGCCTCCACCGTGCCGCGCTGCACCGAGTCGGCCGGCCAGACCTTCCAGCCCTCGTGCTCGAGTGCCGCGCAGACGAACTGGCGGATATGCGCCTCGTCCTCGATGACCACCGCGACGGATCCCTGCATGACCTGGTCTTTTCCTTCAGCCGTGACGGCTCTGCTGGTAGGACGCCAGGTGATCGGCCCAGGTCGCCGTGCGGCCGAACTCGGCGGCGATCGTCCGGGTCATCACCTCGTGCATCAAATGTGCGACTTCGCACGCCGGGCATCGTATCTGCAGCCGCACCCGGCCGCCGGACTGCAGCGGAATGCAGCGCAGCACGCCGGCGTCGGCGCAGTCGCTGACCGCGTGGCGCACTTCCGCGGCGTCGTGGGTCTCGGCGAGCACGTCGATCACCACGAAAGGCGTGGCACAGGTCGATCGACGGGAAGCGGCGGCGTGGGGATAGGCGGCGTAGGCCATGTTATTTCGCAGCCTCCAGCGAAAGATTGAGCGCCAGCACGTTCACCCGTGCCTCGCCGAACCAGCCCATGACCGGACGCTCGGTGTGCCGCTCGACCAGCCGGCGCACCGTCTGCGGCGGCAGTCGGCGCGCCCGCGCGACCCGCTCCGCCTGGTAGGCGGCCGCCGCCGGGCTGATGTGCGGATCGAGCCCGCTGGCCGAGGCGGTCACCAGGTCCACCGGCACCGGCGCAACGTTGCCCGGGTCGGCCGCCCGCAGCGCCGCGACCCGGGCCTTGACCGCGTCGGCCAGCGCAGGATTCAGCGGCCCCTGATTAGAGCCGCTGGAGGCCTGGGCGTTGTAGGCCATGGGCGCGGTGGCAGACGGCCGGCCCCAGAAGTGCCCGGGGTCGGCGAAGGCCTGGCCGATGAGCGCGGAGCCGACGGTCTTGCCGTCGCGCACGACCAGGCTGCCCCGGGCCTTCTCGGGAAACAGCGCCTGCGCCGCGCCGGTCACGGCCAGCGGATAGACCGCGCCGGCCAGCACGGTGAGTGCGGTGAACAGCACCAGGGTGGGACGAACGATGGAAGTCATGGCGGATTCCTCAAACCAGGCCGCAGGCGACCAGCAGCAGGTCGATGGCCTTGATGCCGATGAAGGGAACGATCAGGCCGCCCAGGCCGTAGAGGGCCAGGTTGCGGCGCAGCAGCGCGGCGGCGCCGACGGCGCGGTAGGCCACGCCTTGGAGGGCCAGCGGAATCAGCACCACGATGATTAGCGCGTTGAAGATCACCGCCGACAGAATGGCCGACGACGGGCTGCCGAGGCGCATCACGTCGAGCGCGCCGAGCTGCGGATAGGTCGACACGAAGATCGCCGGAATGATCGCGAAGTACTTGGCCACGTCGTTGGCGATGGAGAAGGTGGTGAGCGAGCCCCGCGTCATGAGCAGCGCCTTGCCGGTCTCCACGATCTCCAGCAGCTTGGTCGGGTTGGAGTCCAGGTCGACCATGTTGCCGGCCTCCTTGGCCGCCTGGGTGCCCGAATTCATCGCCACCGCCACGTCGGCCTGGGCCAGCGCGGGTGCGTCATTGGTGCCGTCGCCGGTCATGGCCACCAGCCGGCCCTCGGACTGGTAGCGGCGGATCAGCGCCAGCTTGTCCTCGGGCGTTGCCTCGGCCAGGAAGTCGTCCACGCCGGCCTCGGCGGCGATCGCCGCGGCGGTGAGCTGGTTGTCGCCGGTGATCATCACCGTCTGGATGCCCATGCGGCGCAGCTCCCCGAAGCGCTCCTGGATGCCGGCCTTGACGATGTCCTTGAGCTCGACGATGCCCACCACCGTGGCGCCGTCGGCCACCGCCAGCGGCGTGCCGCCCCGGCGCGAGATCTCGTCGGCCGCGCGGGTCAGCTCCACCGGCAGATGGCCGCCGATGGCCTCGACATGGCGGCGTACCGCTTCCACGGCGCCCTTGCGCAGGGTGCGGGCGGGGTCGCTGGCGGTGGCTGCCAGGTCCATGCCGCTCATGCGCGTCTGGGCGGTGAAGGGCACGGCCTGGGAGCCTGCCGGTGCAGCCGGCGCCGAGAAGCCGAGCCGTGCGGCCAGCGCGACGATGCTGCGGCCTTCGGGCGTTTCGTCGGCGGCCGAGGCCAGCGCTGCCGTGGCGGCCACTGCGCGCTCGGTCAGGCCGGGTGCGGCGGTGAACGATGCCGCCTGGCGGTTGCCATGGGTGATGGTGCCGGTCTTGTCGAGCAGCAGCACGTCGACGTCGCCGGCGGCTTCGACCGCGCGGCCCGAGGTGGCGATCACGTTGGCCTGCATCATGCGGCTCATGCCGGCCACGCCCACGGCCGAGAGCAGCCCGCCGATGGTGGTGGGAATCAGGCAGACGAGCAGCGCCACCAGCGCGGTCAGGCTCACCACCGTGCCGGCGCCGGCCGCCTGCACGCTGAAGATGGAATACGGCAGCAGCGTGGCCGTGACGCCCAGAAACACGATGGTCAGCGCCACCAGCAGGATGGTCAGCGCGATCTCGTTGGGCGTCTTGCTGCGCTTGGCGCCTTCGACCATGCCGATCATGCGGTCGAGAAACGATTCGCCCGGGTTGACCGTGATGCGCACCACCAGCCAGTCCGACAGCACCCGGGTGCCGCCGGTCACCGAGGAGAAGTCGCCGCCGGATTCGCGCACCACCGGCGCCGATTCGCCGGTGATCGCGCTCTCGTCGACCGAGGCGACGCCTTCGATGACCTCGCCGTCGAGCGGAATCAGGTCTTGTGCGTCGACCAACACGACGTCGCCCCTGCGCAGGTTCTCGGCCTGCTCGGGGGTCCACTCGGCACCGTGCACCGGGTATTTGAGCTTCTTGGCCCAGGTCGATTTCTTCAAGCCCTTGAGCGAAGCGGCCTGAGCCTTGCTCCGGCCCTCGGCCAGCGCCTCCGCGAAGTTGGCGAAAAGTACGGTGAACCACAGCCAGACGGCCACCGACAGCACGAACCACGGCGCCGACGCCACGTCGGCCGGCGCCTGCAAGGCATGCACCCACAGGAAGGTGGTGAGGATGCTGCCGACATACACGACGAACATCACCGGATTGCGCCACTGCACCCGCGGATCGAGCTTCTTGAAGGCGTCGCGCAAAGCCGGCACGACCAGGGCGCGGTCGAGCAGCGCCAGCGTTGGGGAAGCGGTTTTCATGATTGTTTCCAGAGCATCAGGTGCTCGACCACCGGGCCCAGCGCCAGGGCGGGCACATAGTTCAGCAGGCCGACCAGCAGCACGGTGCCGATCAGCAAGACGACGAAAAGCGGACCGTGCGTCGGCATGGTTCCGGCATTGGCCGGCAGGCGGTTCTTGCTGGCGAGCGCCCCCGCGATGCCCAGCACCGGCACGATCACGCCGAATCGGCCGAACCAGATGGCGATGGCCAGCAGCGTGTTGTAGAAGGGCGTGTTGGCCGACAGTCCGGCGAAGGCGCTGCCGTTGTTGTTGGCCGCCGAGGTCAGCGCGTAGAGCACTTCCGAGAAACCGTGCGCGCCCGGGTTGGCCACGCCGGCGCGGCCGGCATCGGCCATCACCGCGACGGCGGTGCCCACCAGCACCAGCAGCGGCGTGACCAGGATGGCGATGGAGACGAGCTTCATCTCGTGCGCCTCGATCTTCTTGCCCAGGTACTCCGGCGTGCGGCCGATCATCAGCCCGGCGATGAACACCGCCAGCATGGCGAACACCAGCATGCCGTAGAGGCCGGTGCCGACGCCGCCGAAGACCACCTCGCCGAGCTGCATCAGCACCAGCGGCACCAGACCGCCGAGCGGTGTCAGGGAATCGTGCATGGCGTTCACCGCACCGCAGGAAGCGGCGGTGGTGATGGCCGCGAACAGCGCCGACGCGTCGATGCCGAAGCGCACTTCCTTGCCTTCCATGTTGCCGCCGGCCTGCAAGGCGCCGGCCGCCTGGTCTACGCCGAGCGAGGCGAAGACGGGGTTGCCCGCCTGCTCCGCCGGGATCACCGCCACCACCGCCGCCACGAACAGCACCGTCATCGCGGCCAGCACCGCCCAGCCCTGGCGGCGGTCGCCGACCACGCGGCCGAAGGCCAGGCACAGCGCCGCCGGAATCAGGAATATGGCCAGCATCTCCAGCAGGTTGCTGATGGCGGTCGGGTTCTCGAACGGGTGGGCTGAGTTGGCATTGAAGAAGCCGCCGCCGTTGGTGCCCAGCATCTTGATCGCCTCCTGCGAGGCGACCGGACCCATGGCGATGGTCTGGGTGGCGCCGCTCCTCGCCTCGGTCACCGGCGCACCGGCCGCATCGACCACCGGCTTGCCCTCGGCATCGAGCTTCGGCGCCTGCCAGGTCTGGCTTTCCAGGGTGTCGACGGTGCGGGCGGGCTGGAAATTCTGGATCACGCCCTGCCCTGCCAGCGCCACGGCCAGCACCAGCGACAGCGGTACCAGCAGCCAGGCGGTGATGCGGGTGATGTCGACCCAGAAATTGCCGACGCGGCCCGTGGAGCGAGCGGCGAAGCCCCGGAACAGCGCGAACACCACCGCGATGCCGGTGGCCGCCGAGAAGAAATTCTGCCCGGCCAGCGCCACCATCTGGGTCAGGTGCGACATCGTCGCCTCGCCGGCATAGCCCTGCCAGTTGGTGTTGGCCACGAAGCTGATCGCGGTGTTGAAGGCCGAGTCCGGCGACACCGCGGCCATGCCGTCGGCGTTGAGCGGCAACCAGGCCTGCAGCCGCTGCACCGCATAGACGAAGAAGGCGCCGGCGACGTTGAACGCCAGCAGCGCCAGGGCGTAGGGCTTCCATCCACCGTCGGCGCCGGGCGCCACGCCCGCCAGGCGCAGCAGGGCCGATTCGGCGGAATGCATCCAGCGCGGATGGGTGCCGTCGCAGAGCGCGGCCATGTAGCGCCCGACCGGCCAGGCGAGCAACGCCAGGGCCAGCAGAAAGACGATCAGCAGGGTCCAGGCCGAGGTGTCCATGTCAGAACTCCTCGGCGCGCAACAGCGCCCAGACCAGGTAGACGAAGAGCAGCGCGACCAGCAGGCCGGCGCCGCCGTAGAGGACTTCGGTGGCGATCACGACCGGTCTCCCTGCTGTGGGGCGGTGCGTGGCCGCAAGCGGTCCAGGCCAATGACGAGGGCCGCGACAGCGGCCCAGAAGACGGCGATGCCGCCGAGATAAACGAGGTCCATGACGACTCCTGCGAACGATGGCTCGAGCGTAGGAAAGCCGGCATAAAAGAGCCGTCAAGAACGACGGCCCGGCTATAAAGAATTCATAAAGGCCCGGTGGTTCGCAGCCAGCGCCACAGCGTCGACCGGCTCACGCCCATGGCCCGCGCCGCCGCCTGGTGGTTGCCGAAATGCCGGGCCAGCACCGCGCGCGCCCGGGCACCCCGGTCGTCGTCCGCGCCCTGCTCCGCCTCCGGTGCTTCGATGCGGGCGGCCTCGAACAGCTCCGGGCATTCGTAGGCCAGGCCGCTCCAGTCGACCGTACCGGCGGCCGGAAACTGAGCCATGAACACCGCCAGCCGTTCGCACACGTTTTCCAGCTCGCGCACATTGCCCGGCCAGGTGTAGCCCTGCAGCAGCGCCCGCACCGGCCGCAAGGCGTCGCGCGGCGCCTCCACGCCCAGGCGTGAGAGGTTGCGGCGCACCCGGTGCTCGACCATCGGCATCACGTCGGCCGGCCGGTCGCGCAGCGCCGGCAGGCCCAGGCGCAGGGTGTTGATGCGAAAAAACAGGTCCTGCCGAAAACGCCCCTGCGCCACCATGTCGGCCAGCGGCTGGTGCGTGGCGGCGATCACCCGCAGGTCCACCGGAATCGGGCTGGCGCTGCCCACGCGCACCACCTCGCGCTCCTGCAACACCCGCAGCAGCCGGGTCTGCAGCGACAGCGGCATGTCGCCGATCTCGTCGAGAAACACCGTGCCGCTGTGCGCCGCCTCGAACAAACCGCGCTTGCCGCCGCGCCGCGCGCCGGTGAAGGCGCCTTCCTCGTAGCCGAAGAGCTCACTCTCCAGCAGGCTCTCGGGCAGGGCCGCGCAGTTCACCGCCACGAAGGGTTTGCCGGCGCGCGGGCTTTCGTTGTGGATGGCCTGGGCGAAGAGTTCCTTGCCGGTGCCGCTTTCGCCGCTGATCAGCACGGTGAGGTCGGTGCGGGCGAAGCGCCGCGCCGCGTCCACCGCGCGCACGAAGTCCGGGCTCGCGCCCTCCAGGTCGTCGAAGCGGTGGCGGGCCGAGGTCTGTTGCCGGCGTTGCTGCATACGCAGGCTGTTGTCGGCCTCGTGGATCGCGATGGCGTCGTAGAGCGTCATCGCCGCGCCGCAGATCTCGCCGTTGACCCGGATCGGCGTGCGGTTGGCCACCCAGTGGCGCCCGCCGATGGTGAGCACGCGCGCCCGCTCGGTAGCGCCGCTGTCGAGCGTGCCCTGCAGCGACAGGTCGTTGTCCAGCAGCGCCAGGTCGCGGCCGAGCAGCGAGCCGCCGCCGGCCCCCAGCACCCGCTGCATCGGCGGGTTGGCCGCGATCACCTGGTTGGACCGGTCCACCGCCAGCACCGCGTGTTCGAGCGTGTGCAGCACGCCGTTGAGCTGGGCGTAGCGGTCGGCTTCCATGCGCGCCACCCGCACCAGCTCGATCGCCTCGTCGAAGCCGCGCCGGATGCTGTCGAGCGAATACGCCATCACGCCCACCAGCCCGGCGGCTTCGGCCATCTCCACCGCCAGGCTGGTGCCGACGATCACCGGAAAGCCCGCGCCGTGCAGTTCGTCGAAATGCCGGCGCGCCTCGGTGGGCGTCAGGTAGGCGCGCTGCTCCAGCTCGATGTTGAGCAGGTCGTGGATCGCGTCGAGCTCGGGCAGCGTCTGGCCATAGACGATCACGCCGACGCGCGGCGACAGGTGCCGCACCCGGATCAGCGCCTGCAGCACGTCGAGCCCGCCGAGCTGCATGGTGGCGACCGGCGCGCGCACCTGCTGGCGCAGCAGGCCGCCGTTGGCGCCGCCGCTGATGAAGGCGTCGACGCCGCCGTGGCGGATGCGCTCCTGGGCATAGGCGATGGTGTCGTGCACCGTCGCGTCGATGAGTTCGATGTCCGCGCGGTCGTGGTATTCGGCGATGACCGGGGCGGAGAACTCGCGCAGGTGCCGGTAGCCGAGAAAGCACAGGCGCGGTCGCGGGCCGGACGGGGTCGTGGGGATGAAACTCATGTCGCTTTTCTTGTCTCTGGAATGCCGATGTCGCGCGGTGAAACATTATTGGTTCGCGATGCGACATCCGTCTGTCCGGGCCGACCCTGACAGGGTCAAGCGAATCAAGCACTTGCAAGCGTCTTGCCGGTGGCACGTGCCCTGCAATGTCTTCGATGGTTCCGCGTTGCGACCTCGCTGCGCACATCAGAAAAACCGGAGACAAAGCCACGTGACCCTCATTGCCACCCGCACTCGCCGCCGCCTCCTCGGCGCGGCCGTCCTCCTGGCCTGCGGCCTGAACGCCGCCCAGGCCCAGTCCGACTATCCCAACAAGCCGATCCGCCTCGTCGTGCCCTTCGCCACCGGCGGCGTCACCGACGCCACCGCCCGGATCGTGGCCGAGAAGCTCGGCCAGGCCATCGGCCAGCCGATCGTGGTGGACAACCGCGCGGGCGCCGCCGGCAACAT
The nucleotide sequence above comes from Xylophilus sp. GOD-11R. Encoded proteins:
- a CDS encoding response regulator; translation: MQGSVAVVIEDEAHIRQFVCAALEHEGWKVWPADSVQRGTVEAGTRQPQLILLDLGLPDGDGTEVIRSVRSWSDVPIIVLSARSDEDMKIRALDAGADDYLTKPFGVGELMARVRASQRKHRGAGASAEAADTPVRFGTVEVDRAARLVRKAGQEVHLTPREWNLLATLLAHAGRVMTHRQLLLAVWGPAAVEQSHYTRIYMGNLRRKLEDDPAQPRFLLTENAVGYRLVLG
- the kdpC gene encoding potassium-transporting ATPase subunit KdpC — protein: MTSIVRPTLVLFTALTVLAGAVYPLAVTGAAQALFPEKARGSLVVRDGKTVGSALIGQAFADPGHFWGRPSATAPMAYNAQASSGSNQGPLNPALADAVKARVAALRAADPGNVAPVPVDLVTASASGLDPHISPAAAAYQAERVARARRLPPQTVRRLVERHTERPVMGWFGEARVNVLALNLSLEAAK
- the kdpB gene encoding potassium-transporting ATPase subunit KdpB — translated: MKTASPTLALLDRALVVPALRDAFKKLDPRVQWRNPVMFVVYVGSILTTFLWVHALQAPADVASAPWFVLSVAVWLWFTVLFANFAEALAEGRSKAQAASLKGLKKSTWAKKLKYPVHGAEWTPEQAENLRRGDVVLVDAQDLIPLDGEVIEGVASVDESAITGESAPVVRESGGDFSSVTGGTRVLSDWLVVRITVNPGESFLDRMIGMVEGAKRSKTPNEIALTILLVALTIVFLGVTATLLPYSIFSVQAAGAGTVVSLTALVALLVCLIPTTIGGLLSAVGVAGMSRMMQANVIATSGRAVEAAGDVDVLLLDKTGTITHGNRQAASFTAAPGLTERAVAATAALASAADETPEGRSIVALAARLGFSAPAAPAGSQAVPFTAQTRMSGMDLAATASDPARTLRKGAVEAVRRHVEAIGGHLPVELTRAADEISRRGGTPLAVADGATVVGIVELKDIVKAGIQERFGELRRMGIQTVMITGDNQLTAAAIAAEAGVDDFLAEATPEDKLALIRRYQSEGRLVAMTGDGTNDAPALAQADVAVAMNSGTQAAKEAGNMVDLDSNPTKLLEIVETGKALLMTRGSLTTFSIANDVAKYFAIIPAIFVSTYPQLGALDVMRLGSPSSAILSAVIFNALIIVVLIPLALQGVAYRAVGAAALLRRNLALYGLGGLIVPFIGIKAIDLLLVACGLV
- the kdpA gene encoding potassium-transporting ATPase subunit KdpA, whose product is MDTSAWTLLIVFLLALALLAWPVGRYMAALCDGTHPRWMHSAESALLRLAGVAPGADGGWKPYALALLAFNVAGAFFVYAVQRLQAWLPLNADGMAAVSPDSAFNTAISFVANTNWQGYAGEATMSHLTQMVALAGQNFFSAATGIAVVFALFRGFAARSTGRVGNFWVDITRITAWLLVPLSLVLAVALAGQGVIQNFQPARTVDTLESQTWQAPKLDAEGKPVVDAAGAPVTEARSGATQTIAMGPVASQEAIKMLGTNGGGFFNANSAHPFENPTAISNLLEMLAIFLIPAALCLAFGRVVGDRRQGWAVLAAMTVLFVAAVVAVIPAEQAGNPVFASLGVDQAAGALQAGGNMEGKEVRFGIDASALFAAITTAASCGAVNAMHDSLTPLGGLVPLVLMQLGEVVFGGVGTGLYGMLVFAMLAVFIAGLMIGRTPEYLGKKIEAHEMKLVSIAILVTPLLVLVGTAVAVMADAGRAGVANPGAHGFSEVLYALTSAANNNGSAFAGLSANTPFYNTLLAIAIWFGRFGVIVPVLGIAGALASKNRLPANAGTMPTHGPLFVVLLIGTVLLVGLLNYVPALALGPVVEHLMLWKQS
- the kdpF gene encoding K(+)-transporting ATPase subunit F; its protein translation is MIATEVLYGGAGLLVALLFVYLVWALLRAEEF
- the prpR gene encoding propionate catabolism operon regulatory protein PrpR, with translation MSFIPTTPSGPRPRLCFLGYRHLREFSAPVIAEYHDRADIELIDATVHDTIAYAQERIRHGGVDAFISGGANGGLLRQQVRAPVATMQLGGLDVLQALIRVRHLSPRVGVIVYGQTLPELDAIHDLLNIELEQRAYLTPTEARRHFDELHGAGFPVIVGTSLAVEMAEAAGLVGVMAYSLDSIRRGFDEAIELVRVARMEADRYAQLNGVLHTLEHAVLAVDRSNQVIAANPPMQRVLGAGGGSLLGRDLALLDNDLSLQGTLDSGATERARVLTIGGRHWVANRTPIRVNGEICGAAMTLYDAIAIHEADNSLRMQQRRQQTSARHRFDDLEGASPDFVRAVDAARRFARTDLTVLISGESGTGKELFAQAIHNESPRAGKPFVAVNCAALPESLLESELFGYEEGAFTGARRGGKRGLFEAAHSGTVFLDEIGDMPLSLQTRLLRVLQEREVVRVGSASPIPVDLRVIAATHQPLADMVAQGRFRQDLFFRINTLRLGLPALRDRPADVMPMVEHRVRRNLSRLGVEAPRDALRPVRALLQGYTWPGNVRELENVCERLAVFMAQFPAAGTVDWSGLAYECPELFEAARIEAPEAEQGADDDRGARARAVLARHFGNHQAAARAMGVSRSTLWRWLRTTGPL